The following proteins are co-located in the Nocardia bhagyanarayanae genome:
- a CDS encoding DUF302 domain-containing protein produces MSSYEVAVVESVAHTVLQLHRTIRADHAGDDIGTGMTTLHTLAAAAGLTTAGPPSTTYHSDFRPGTTVEVDFTLPVEAGDPSAATSEGLTMRAAEPGWYARTVHRGGYETITRAYRALETWLATAQYRPTGPPTEVYLVSPEQAVGAHDLVTEIRIPVTPTDLTATVATSVSHTVPAIREALVDHGFTVLNELDVRAAAACGGTQIGDYVILSACHSELAAQALDIDPRLGLMTCCTLVVRAEGDYSIVEAADPRTAVGRTTSGAWDPIARQLRRRLATAVARVRATSPAPDPDRVADDRDC; encoded by the coding sequence ATGTCGTCCTACGAGGTCGCGGTAGTCGAGTCGGTTGCCCATACGGTGCTGCAGCTGCACCGCACCATCCGCGCCGACCATGCCGGAGACGACATCGGCACCGGCATGACGACGCTCCACACTCTCGCGGCCGCCGCCGGACTGACCACTGCGGGTCCGCCGTCGACGACCTACCACAGCGACTTCCGTCCCGGAACCACCGTCGAGGTCGATTTCACGCTTCCTGTCGAAGCGGGCGACCCGTCGGCGGCGACCAGCGAGGGACTCACGATGCGAGCCGCCGAACCCGGCTGGTACGCACGCACCGTCCACCGCGGCGGCTACGAAACGATCACCCGCGCCTACCGAGCGCTCGAAACTTGGCTCGCCACAGCACAATACCGGCCGACCGGGCCACCGACCGAGGTGTATCTGGTCTCCCCCGAGCAAGCGGTCGGCGCCCACGACCTCGTCACCGAGATCCGTATCCCCGTCACGCCAACGGATTTGACCGCCACCGTCGCGACGTCGGTCTCCCACACCGTACCGGCGATCCGCGAGGCGCTCGTCGACCACGGCTTCACCGTGCTCAACGAACTCGACGTGCGCGCCGCAGCCGCATGCGGCGGCACGCAGATCGGCGACTACGTCATCCTCAGCGCCTGCCATTCCGAACTCGCCGCGCAAGCGCTCGATATCGACCCCCGCCTCGGGCTGATGACGTGCTGCACTCTCGTCGTGCGCGCCGAAGGTGACTACAGCATCGTCGAAGCAGCCGACCCGCGCACCGCTGTCGGCCGAACAACAAGTGGTGCATGGGATCCCATCGCCCGCCAACTCCGCCGACGCCTGGCCACCGCGGTGGCGCGGGTGCGCGCGACCTCACCCGCGCCGGATCCCGACCGGGTCGCCGACGACAGAGACTGCTGA
- a CDS encoding flavodoxin family protein, with amino-acid sequence MRARVVYESMFGNTATIAEAIAEGLGAHATVELLDVTTAAQLPEPTVDLLVVGGPTHVFGLSWPRTRRDAATRTNTPVAVETGIREWLDSALPVPEGAHAAAFGTKAAHPRWLPGSAAHGIGRRLRGLGYQLVGEPTDFLVDAMTGPLTAGEADRARRWGEQLARIELERGAHYG; translated from the coding sequence ATGAGAGCCCGCGTGGTTTACGAGTCGATGTTCGGCAACACCGCGACGATCGCGGAAGCGATCGCCGAGGGACTGGGCGCCCACGCCACCGTCGAGCTGCTCGATGTCACCACCGCCGCTCAACTGCCAGAGCCGACGGTGGATCTTCTGGTGGTCGGCGGCCCGACCCACGTCTTCGGGCTCAGCTGGCCCCGCACCCGCCGCGACGCCGCCACCCGCACCAACACCCCCGTCGCGGTGGAAACCGGGATCCGCGAATGGCTCGACAGCGCGCTACCGGTCCCCGAGGGCGCCCACGCGGCGGCGTTCGGCACCAAGGCCGCCCATCCGCGGTGGCTGCCCGGCTCGGCGGCGCACGGCATCGGACGACGCCTGCGCGGGCTGGGCTACCAGCTCGTCGGGGAGCCAACCGATTTCCTGGTCGACGCGATGACCGGGCCGCTCACCGCCGGCGAGGCCGACCGCGCCCGCCGCTGGGGCGAACAGCTGGCTCGCATCGAACTCGAGCGCGGCGCTCACTATGGCTGA
- a CDS encoding universal stress protein translates to MATGNSARTVGSNAPVLVAVDGSASSYQAAAWAAVEATLHDCRLRIFTSMAIPSGYGPANTVTETHLEPLRAEGQRIVAEATRIARTAAPGKHLLIDTEVGFDLVTPTLIERSHQVRMLVVGSRGIGAFQRGLLGSVSTAVTHHARCPVAVIHTSASIDPISAEQPVLVGVDGTDNSMPAVNLAFEEAARRKVELIALHAWSDTSGPSLPVDGWDAARESAAAVLAESLAGTSEHYPEVRVRRIVTADRPVRSLLDESARAQLVVVGSHGRGGFAGMLLGSTSNALLHSVETPFIVVRDR, encoded by the coding sequence ATGGCAACAGGCAATTCCGCACGCACAGTCGGATCGAACGCACCAGTGCTCGTCGCCGTCGACGGGTCGGCCAGTTCCTATCAGGCCGCGGCATGGGCCGCGGTCGAAGCGACCCTGCACGACTGTCGCCTACGCATCTTCACCTCGATGGCGATCCCCAGCGGATACGGTCCGGCAAACACCGTGACCGAAACCCACCTGGAGCCGCTGCGCGCCGAGGGCCAACGCATCGTCGCCGAAGCCACGCGGATCGCCCGCACCGCCGCCCCAGGCAAACACCTGCTCATCGATACCGAGGTCGGTTTCGACCTGGTCACCCCAACTCTGATCGAGCGCTCACATCAGGTGCGGATGCTGGTGGTAGGTAGCCGCGGAATCGGCGCGTTCCAGCGTGGACTGCTCGGCTCGGTCAGCACCGCGGTCACCCACCACGCGCGCTGCCCGGTCGCCGTCATCCACACCAGCGCCTCGATCGACCCGATCTCGGCCGAACAACCCGTCCTGGTCGGCGTCGACGGCACCGACAACAGCATGCCCGCGGTGAACCTGGCTTTCGAAGAAGCCGCTCGCCGCAAGGTGGAGCTCATAGCCTTGCACGCCTGGAGCGACACCAGCGGCCCGTCGCTGCCGGTCGACGGGTGGGACGCTGCCCGCGAGTCCGCGGCGGCGGTGCTCGCCGAGAGCCTGGCCGGCACCAGCGAACACTATCCCGAGGTCCGGGTCCGTCGTATCGTCACCGCCGACCGGCCCGTGCGGTCGTTGCTCGACGAATCCGCCCGCGCTCAGCTCGTCGTAGTGGGCAGCCACGGCCGCGGCGGCTTCGCCGGCATGCTGCTGGGCTCCACTAGCAACGCCCTGCTCCACTCGGTGGAAACGCCGTTCATCGTTGTCCGTGATCGCTGA
- a CDS encoding SulP family inorganic anion transporter — protein sequence MVSVRALLPSWSDWSPAVRAPGADLLSGLMVALVALPLALGFGISSGLGAAAGLATAVVAGAVAAVFGGSRFQVSGPTGAMTVVLVPIFHQHGGGGVLAVGLLAGLVLVVLAVAGVGRAVRYMPAPVIEGFTAGIAVVIALQQFPSALGIAHADGEKVWQMASDAVRQYITHPHHVTLATALLVAAVVLAGGRYLPKLPVALIAVAAATVAARVWGLELTPIGEIPSGLAAPTLGFVHFDQMGSLIGPALAVAALAALESLLSATAADSMAVGARHNPDRELFGQGLANIAAPMFGGVPATGAIARTAVNVRSGARTRLAALTHAVVLAAIIYTAAGVVADIPLAALAGVLLATTVRMVETASLSAIARASKGDAAIMAVTFGVTVVMDLVAAVAIGVGIAVVLALRAVAKEARLQQIPLDTPAEDVTHLAEEHRLLHDHIVAYRIDGPLFFAAAHRFLLELAEVSDVRVVILRMSHITALDTTGALVLKDAIGKLDHHHITVLMSGLRDDHHRRLAAIGALPPGGDSQIFEHTPDAIAYARTHLLNPAKQSR from the coding sequence CTGGTGAGCGTGCGCGCACTTCTCCCATCCTGGTCGGACTGGAGTCCGGCGGTCCGCGCACCCGGCGCTGACCTGCTGTCCGGGCTCATGGTCGCTCTGGTCGCCCTGCCGTTGGCGCTCGGCTTCGGCATCAGCTCCGGCCTGGGTGCGGCTGCTGGTCTGGCGACCGCTGTCGTCGCGGGCGCGGTGGCGGCGGTCTTCGGCGGGTCCCGGTTTCAGGTGTCCGGGCCGACGGGGGCGATGACAGTGGTCTTGGTACCGATCTTCCATCAGCATGGCGGGGGCGGGGTGCTGGCCGTGGGGCTGCTGGCCGGCCTCGTGCTGGTGGTGCTCGCGGTCGCCGGGGTCGGCAGGGCAGTGCGCTACATGCCAGCCCCGGTGATCGAGGGCTTCACCGCCGGGATCGCTGTCGTCATCGCCCTGCAACAGTTTCCCTCCGCCCTCGGTATCGCCCACGCCGACGGCGAGAAGGTGTGGCAGATGGCTTCCGACGCAGTGCGCCAGTACATTACGCACCCCCACCATGTGACGCTCGCGACGGCGCTGCTGGTGGCGGCGGTCGTGCTGGCCGGCGGCCGGTACCTGCCGAAGCTGCCCGTCGCGCTGATCGCGGTGGCCGCCGCCACCGTCGCGGCGCGAGTGTGGGGCCTCGAACTCACTCCGATCGGCGAGATTCCCTCCGGACTGGCCGCTCCCACACTCGGATTCGTGCACTTCGATCAGATGGGCTCCCTGATCGGCCCCGCGCTGGCGGTGGCCGCGCTCGCCGCGCTGGAGTCGCTGCTGTCGGCGACCGCGGCCGACTCGATGGCCGTCGGCGCCCGCCACAATCCCGACAGGGAACTGTTCGGGCAGGGGCTGGCCAATATCGCCGCGCCGATGTTCGGTGGCGTGCCGGCCACCGGTGCGATCGCGCGCACCGCGGTGAACGTTCGTTCCGGCGCCCGCACCCGCCTGGCCGCGCTCACCCACGCCGTCGTGCTGGCCGCGATCATCTACACCGCCGCCGGCGTGGTCGCCGACATACCGCTGGCCGCACTGGCCGGGGTGCTGCTGGCCACCACCGTGCGGATGGTCGAAACCGCGTCCCTTTCGGCGATCGCCCGCGCCTCGAAGGGCGACGCCGCGATCATGGCCGTCACCTTCGGCGTCACCGTCGTGATGGACCTGGTCGCCGCTGTTGCCATCGGCGTCGGCATCGCTGTCGTACTCGCCCTGCGGGCCGTCGCCAAAGAAGCCCGCCTGCAACAGATTCCACTCGATACCCCGGCCGAAGACGTCACCCACCTCGCCGAGGAGCACCGACTACTGCACGACCACATCGTGGCCTACCGCATCGACGGACCGCTGTTCTTCGCGGCGGCCCACCGATTCCTCCTCGAACTGGCCGAGGTGTCCGACGTCCGCGTCGTCATCCTGCGCATGTCCCACATCACCGCTCTCGACACCACCGGCGCTCTCGTGCTCAAAGACGCCATCGGCAAACTCGACCACCACCACATCACCGTGCTCATGTCCGGTCTGCGCGACGACCACCACCGGCGCCTCGCTGCGATCGGCGCCCTCCCGCCGGGCGGTGACTCCCAGATCTTCGAACACACCCCCGACGCCATCGCGTACGCGCGCACCCACCTGCTCAACCCCGCGAAGCAATCCCGTTGA
- a CDS encoding phosphoenolpyruvate carboxykinase (GTP), translating into MTDHPGIAATVQAPTDHEGILSWVAEVAELTAPDRIVFCDGSRAEWDRLTGLLVEKGTLVPLEAKPNSFWCASDPDDVARVEDRTFICCENREDAGPTNNWVDPLDMRTVMTEHYRGAMAGRTMYVIAFCMGPLDAEDPKYGVQITDSEYVAVSMRIMTRSGTPVWDELIEGTDFVKCLHSVGAPLGAGQVDAVWPCDTTKYISHFPERREIWSYGSGYGGNALLGKKCFALRIASVLGRDEGWLAEHMLILKLTSPEGKTHYIAAAFPSSCGKTNLAMLEPALADWRAETIGDDIAWMRFGADGRLYAVNPEAGFFGVAPGTGAHTNPNAIATIDAGNSIFTNTARTDDGDVWWEGLTDTPPAHLIDWHGQDWTPESETPAAHPNSRYCTPIEQCPSVAPEWNDPTGVPISAIFFGGRRRTTVPLVSETFDWEHGVFTASVLSSETTAAAAGAVGVVRRDPMAMLPFLGYHVGDYFAHWLRLGAAADPAKLPKIFQVNWFRRGQEGEFLWPGFGDNVRVLKWALGRLEGTAEAVRTPIGFVPTADALDLSGLDEKDRELAAQALAVDIEEWVRETSSIDEWYATIGGNRLPEQLREQLAGLKMRLAAAW; encoded by the coding sequence GTGACCGATCACCCCGGCATTGCCGCGACCGTGCAGGCGCCGACCGACCACGAGGGCATCCTGTCGTGGGTCGCCGAAGTCGCCGAACTGACCGCGCCGGATCGCATCGTCTTCTGCGACGGCTCGCGAGCGGAGTGGGACCGGCTTACCGGGCTGCTGGTGGAGAAGGGCACCCTCGTGCCGCTCGAGGCGAAGCCGAACTCCTTCTGGTGCGCGTCGGACCCCGATGATGTGGCGCGGGTGGAGGACCGCACCTTCATCTGCTGCGAGAATCGCGAGGATGCGGGTCCGACCAACAACTGGGTCGACCCGCTGGACATGCGCACGGTGATGACCGAGCACTACCGCGGGGCGATGGCGGGGCGAACGATGTATGTGATCGCCTTCTGCATGGGGCCGTTGGATGCCGAAGACCCGAAATACGGTGTGCAGATTACCGATTCGGAGTACGTGGCGGTGTCGATGCGGATCATGACCCGTTCGGGCACGCCGGTGTGGGACGAGCTCATCGAGGGAACGGACTTCGTGAAGTGCCTGCATTCGGTCGGCGCGCCATTGGGTGCCGGCCAAGTCGATGCGGTGTGGCCGTGTGACACGACCAAGTACATCTCGCATTTTCCCGAACGCCGGGAGATCTGGAGCTACGGCTCCGGTTACGGCGGCAACGCGCTGCTGGGCAAGAAGTGTTTCGCCCTGCGGATCGCCTCGGTGCTCGGCCGCGACGAGGGGTGGCTGGCCGAGCACATGCTGATCCTCAAACTCACTTCCCCCGAGGGTAAGACCCACTACATCGCCGCGGCATTCCCGTCCTCGTGCGGCAAGACCAACCTCGCGATGCTCGAGCCGGCCTTGGCCGACTGGAGGGCGGAGACGATCGGTGACGACATCGCCTGGATGCGGTTCGGCGCAGACGGCCGGTTGTACGCGGTCAATCCGGAGGCAGGGTTCTTCGGTGTCGCCCCTGGAACTGGGGCACATACCAACCCCAACGCGATCGCCACGATCGATGCCGGAAATTCGATCTTCACCAACACCGCCCGCACCGATGATGGCGATGTGTGGTGGGAGGGATTGACCGACACTCCGCCCGCGCACTTGATCGACTGGCACGGCCAAGACTGGACCCCGGAATCGGAAACCCCTGCCGCGCATCCGAATTCACGCTATTGCACCCCGATCGAGCAGTGCCCGTCGGTGGCGCCGGAGTGGAACGACCCGACCGGGGTGCCGATCTCGGCGATCTTTTTCGGCGGCCGCCGCAGGACGACCGTACCGCTGGTGAGCGAGACCTTCGACTGGGAACATGGGGTGTTCACCGCATCCGTGTTGTCGTCGGAGACCACCGCGGCAGCGGCGGGAGCGGTCGGAGTCGTCCGGCGCGATCCGATGGCGATGCTGCCGTTCCTGGGCTACCACGTCGGCGACTATTTCGCGCACTGGCTGCGGCTCGGTGCCGCCGCCGATCCGGCGAAGCTTCCGAAGATCTTCCAGGTCAACTGGTTCCGACGCGGCCAGGAGGGCGAATTCCTGTGGCCCGGTTTCGGCGACAACGTGCGCGTGTTGAAATGGGCGCTGGGCCGCCTCGAAGGCACCGCGGAGGCGGTGCGGACTCCGATCGGGTTCGTGCCCACCGCGGACGCGCTGGATCTGTCCGGCCTCGACGAGAAGGACCGGGAGCTTGCCGCGCAGGCGTTGGCCGTCGATATCGAGGAGTGGGTGCGCGAAACCTCCTCCATCGACGAGTGGTACGCCACCATCGGAGGCAACCGGCTGCCCGAACAGCTGCGCGAGCAACTCGCGGGGTTGAAAATGCGTCTGGCCGCCGCCTGGTGA
- a CDS encoding ArsR/SmtB family transcription factor: MPGLQRPLYQMKADFFKTLGHPARVRVLELLSQREYAVSEMLTEIGIEAANLSQQLSILRRAGLVTARREGLSVTYELTTTEVAELLAVARAILTGVVAGQVEALEQPA, from the coding sequence ATGCCGGGACTGCAGCGGCCGCTCTACCAGATGAAAGCGGACTTCTTCAAGACGCTCGGGCATCCTGCGCGGGTGCGTGTGCTCGAACTGCTCAGCCAGCGTGAGTACGCCGTTTCGGAGATGTTGACCGAGATCGGTATCGAGGCGGCAAACCTTTCTCAGCAGCTATCGATCCTGCGACGCGCCGGCCTGGTAACCGCTCGCCGCGAAGGACTCTCGGTGACCTACGAACTGACCACCACCGAAGTCGCCGAGCTCCTGGCCGTCGCGCGGGCGATCCTCACCGGCGTCGTCGCCGGGCAGGTCGAAGCTCTCGAACAACCCGCCTGA
- a CDS encoding alpha/beta fold hydrolase — translation MPTFRVPGAELAVELSDEGGHPVVQLHGLTSSRHRDRLMDLDLGRGLSGTRLLRYDARGHGHSTGRTVPEDYRWPVLADDLLKLLDHWFPGEQVHGVGPSMGTGTLLHAAVRDPGRFAGLTLLVPATAWRTRAAKAEIYRKNARLIEEQGLDAFLGADLTVPRPPATVGTPETVPDVAEHLLPSLFRGAAMSDLPAPEAIAAIEVPTTVLAWIDDPAHPVSTAEALVDLLPTARLEVAHTPTDLARWPSILCEDVARHG, via the coding sequence GTGCCGACCTTCCGTGTTCCCGGCGCCGAACTCGCCGTGGAACTCAGCGACGAGGGCGGCCACCCCGTCGTCCAACTCCACGGCCTCACCTCCAGCCGCCACCGCGACCGTCTGATGGACCTCGATCTCGGCCGCGGACTCAGCGGAACCCGACTGCTGCGGTACGACGCGCGCGGCCATGGCCACTCGACGGGCCGTACCGTCCCCGAGGATTATCGGTGGCCGGTTCTGGCCGATGACCTGCTGAAACTGCTCGACCACTGGTTCCCCGGTGAACAGGTGCACGGTGTCGGTCCTTCGATGGGCACCGGGACACTGCTGCATGCCGCTGTCCGCGATCCTGGCCGATTCGCCGGCCTCACCCTGCTGGTGCCCGCGACCGCCTGGCGCACCCGCGCCGCGAAGGCCGAAATCTACCGGAAGAATGCTCGCTTGATCGAGGAACAGGGACTCGACGCCTTCCTCGGTGCCGATCTCACCGTGCCTCGCCCGCCCGCCACCGTCGGAACGCCGGAAACCGTGCCGGATGTCGCCGAGCACCTACTGCCCTCACTGTTCCGCGGGGCAGCGATGAGCGACCTGCCCGCCCCCGAGGCGATCGCCGCGATCGAGGTGCCGACCACGGTGTTGGCCTGGATCGACGACCCCGCCCATCCGGTGTCGACCGCCGAGGCGCTGGTGGACCTGCTGCCGACGGCCAGACTGGAGGTGGCGCACACGCCGACCGATCTCGCACGCTGGCCGAGCATCCTGTGCGAGGACGTAGCACGACACGGGTAG
- a CDS encoding GNAT family N-acetyltransferase: MRLTNVAHLRLPFGRLLGYDVIAGRVGRSLPVSFDQRRHVGAGDRAGSWMALSFRLSAPVPLDELATCWLAVIERHGTLRSVFVPGEDGEPRLHEVDIRPGGWVEHVIAPGQAVNDALRAVLDRACSPYCRPSYRLCVLETAVGPTVVVAADHAHVDMWSMLVIARDLLTALAAVQKGRAPSLPPAPAFAEHTRALRDLPPAPDEVHRRWAEVLAGSGDVMPRFPLPLGEATLQEERVEVRDVLDVDDSAAFSAQARDDGVSTLALVVGAMTEVTHELAGTALRAVFPVHSRYDTTWHDSVGWFITNSVLESADSDPRASAEAVKEAVRMGSWPLEDILRPWGGMPEAPGMFAISWLDLRRLPVRVDATGLEAQYVGATIRTDGVMLWFILDEAGLHLRCRYPDTPEARRHVGAWLDTLIARLQSRARASVGGRLRLGDRIYRVQRAGRADVPALVALLSDDEIGRTREGFEIARYEEAYDAVTRDPSHYLAVVRDEGDRIVGTMQLTIIPGLSRGGATRLQIEGVRVAASERSRGIGTAMLEWAHDHGRHRGATLAQVTTDRVRERAHAFYARLGYDNSHVGLKRAL, encoded by the coding sequence ATGCGGCTGACCAACGTCGCGCACTTGCGCCTGCCGTTCGGCCGCCTGCTGGGCTACGACGTCATTGCGGGTCGGGTGGGCCGGTCACTTCCCGTGTCCTTCGACCAGCGGCGCCACGTCGGCGCCGGCGACCGAGCGGGATCCTGGATGGCGTTGTCCTTCAGGCTCTCCGCGCCGGTACCGCTCGACGAGCTCGCGACCTGCTGGCTGGCGGTGATCGAGCGGCACGGCACGCTGCGGTCGGTCTTCGTGCCGGGCGAGGACGGCGAGCCTCGGCTGCACGAGGTCGATATCCGCCCCGGCGGCTGGGTCGAGCATGTGATCGCTCCGGGGCAGGCGGTCAACGATGCGCTCCGCGCCGTGCTCGACCGTGCTTGTTCACCGTACTGTCGTCCGTCGTACCGGCTCTGCGTGCTCGAGACCGCGGTAGGGCCGACCGTGGTGGTCGCCGCCGACCACGCGCACGTCGACATGTGGTCGATGCTGGTGATCGCGCGCGACCTGCTCACCGCGCTGGCCGCGGTGCAGAAAGGTCGTGCACCGTCGTTGCCGCCGGCGCCCGCCTTCGCGGAGCACACCCGCGCGCTGCGGGACCTCCCGCCGGCACCCGACGAGGTGCACCGCCGCTGGGCAGAGGTGCTGGCGGGCAGCGGCGATGTGATGCCACGGTTCCCGCTGCCGCTGGGTGAGGCGACGTTGCAGGAGGAGCGCGTGGAGGTGCGCGATGTCCTCGACGTCGACGACAGCGCCGCGTTCTCGGCGCAGGCCCGCGACGACGGCGTCTCGACCTTGGCGCTGGTGGTGGGGGCGATGACCGAGGTGACCCACGAGTTGGCCGGCACCGCACTGCGGGCCGTGTTTCCGGTGCACAGTCGGTACGACACCACCTGGCACGACTCGGTGGGGTGGTTCATCACCAACTCGGTGCTCGAGTCGGCCGACTCTGATCCCCGTGCCAGCGCGGAGGCGGTGAAGGAGGCCGTCCGGATGGGGTCCTGGCCACTGGAGGACATCCTGCGTCCGTGGGGCGGGATGCCCGAGGCGCCGGGGATGTTCGCGATTTCGTGGCTGGACCTGCGTCGGTTGCCGGTGCGAGTCGACGCGACCGGATTGGAGGCGCAGTACGTCGGCGCGACGATTCGGACCGACGGCGTGATGCTCTGGTTCATCCTCGACGAGGCGGGGCTGCACCTGCGCTGCCGGTATCCGGACACTCCCGAAGCCCGGCGGCACGTCGGCGCCTGGCTGGACACGCTGATCGCCCGACTGCAGTCACGGGCACGGGCTTCGGTCGGTGGTCGGCTCCGGCTCGGCGACCGGATCTATCGTGTGCAGCGGGCGGGGCGTGCCGACGTGCCAGCGCTGGTCGCGCTGCTCTCCGACGACGAGATCGGCCGTACCCGCGAAGGTTTCGAAATTGCCCGCTACGAGGAGGCATACGACGCCGTCACCAGGGACCCGTCGCACTATCTGGCCGTGGTCCGGGACGAGGGCGACCGGATCGTCGGCACCATGCAGCTCACCATCATTCCGGGGCTGTCCCGCGGCGGCGCCACCCGCCTCCAGATCGAGGGAGTCCGGGTCGCTGCCTCAGAACGCTCTCGCGGCATCGGAACCGCGATGCTCGAGTGGGCACACGACCACGGCAGGCACCGAGGTGCGACACTCGCGCAGGTCACCACAGACCGGGTCCGCGAGCGGGCTCACGCCTTTTACGCGCGGCTCGGGTACGACAACAGTCACGTCGGGCTGAAGCGGGCGCTCTGA
- a CDS encoding NmrA family NAD(P)-binding protein, which yields MTFSPDSPRTTTLVIGAGGRHGGTGSHVVRRLREHHHAVRVLVRADDERAQHLRALGAQIVVGDLLDRRTLDAAVRDADTVYFTYPVAPGIVQAAANLASAIRHAETTPRLVVMSMAVSAPDNPSGLGRAQWAAEQVLSWAGLEPTILRIKALFYENIVLLHAGSIRESGSFANSFGDAAVPWISGLDAADLAVAALTDPARYPRGTTLYPQGATVHSHVEIAALIEAETGTPVRYTSIPASQWQRELEALAHNGTEPSVNPAMAQHISAIGALFSQLPSAPPGDTTALTEAIGRSPQTFAEFLREHGHQFVAAPSR from the coding sequence GTGACTTTCTCCCCCGACAGCCCCCGAACCACCACGCTGGTCATCGGTGCGGGCGGACGACACGGCGGCACCGGCTCACATGTCGTGCGGCGTCTGCGCGAACATCACCACGCGGTCCGCGTGCTGGTACGCGCCGATGACGAACGCGCACAACACCTTCGCGCTCTCGGCGCGCAAATCGTCGTGGGCGATCTGCTGGATCGCCGGACGCTGGATGCGGCCGTGCGGGACGCGGACACCGTGTATTTCACCTATCCGGTCGCTCCCGGCATCGTGCAGGCCGCCGCCAATCTGGCCTCCGCGATCCGGCACGCCGAGACCACGCCGCGACTGGTCGTGATGTCCATGGCGGTCTCGGCCCCCGACAACCCCAGTGGGCTTGGACGCGCGCAATGGGCCGCCGAGCAGGTGCTGTCGTGGGCGGGACTGGAACCGACGATCTTGCGGATCAAGGCCCTGTTCTACGAGAACATCGTGCTGTTGCACGCCGGATCCATCCGCGAGAGCGGCAGCTTCGCCAACAGTTTCGGCGATGCCGCGGTGCCGTGGATCAGCGGTCTCGACGCCGCCGATCTCGCCGTGGCCGCGTTGACCGACCCGGCCCGATACCCTCGCGGCACCACGCTCTACCCGCAGGGGGCGACCGTGCACAGCCACGTCGAGATCGCCGCTCTCATCGAAGCCGAAACGGGAACACCGGTCCGATACACCTCCATCCCTGCCAGTCAATGGCAGCGCGAACTGGAAGCTCTCGCGCACAACGGCACCGAACCATCCGTCAATCCAGCGATGGCGCAGCATATTTCGGCCATCGGTGCGCTGTTCTCCCAGCTGCCCTCGGCCCCGCCCGGCGATACCACCGCGCTCACCGAGGCCATCGGCCGTTCGCCACAGACCTTCGCCGAGTTCCTCCGCGAACACGGTCACCAATTCGTTGCGGCCCCCAGTCGTTGA
- a CDS encoding winged helix-turn-helix transcriptional regulator, giving the protein MRRTSFEAMGCPIAGALEYVGDWWTLLIVRDALDGFTRFDEFERNLGIAPNMLTRRLRTLVESGLLERRRYSQSPPRYEYVITGKGRDLFPVLVALYAWGRKHTGSDAPSVVLTDRDTGEEIMPCLVDQHSGRPLSAVDLAFLAGPGADGFMRERLDPELRAARRRRGTN; this is encoded by the coding sequence GTGCGGCGAACGAGTTTCGAGGCGATGGGGTGCCCGATAGCGGGTGCTCTGGAGTATGTCGGCGACTGGTGGACGCTGCTGATCGTGCGCGACGCGCTGGACGGGTTCACCAGATTCGACGAGTTCGAACGCAACCTCGGCATCGCCCCGAATATGCTGACCAGGAGATTGCGTACGCTGGTCGAATCCGGGCTGCTCGAACGCAGGCGCTACAGCCAGTCCCCGCCCCGCTACGAGTACGTCATTACCGGCAAGGGGCGAGACCTTTTTCCGGTCCTCGTCGCCCTGTACGCCTGGGGCCGCAAACATACGGGATCGGATGCGCCGAGCGTGGTCCTGACCGATCGGGACACCGGGGAGGAAATCATGCCCTGCCTCGTGGACCAGCACAGCGGACGCCCTCTCTCGGCCGTCGACCTCGCCTTCCTCGCCGGCCCCGGGGCCGACGGTTTCATGCGTGAACGTCTCGACCCCGAGTTGCGCGCGGCGCGGCGCCGACGCGGCACCAACTAA